One Caloramator mitchellensis DNA window includes the following coding sequences:
- a CDS encoding heparan-alpha-glucosaminide N-acetyltransferase gives MKKRIFEIDILRFIAIVLMVLYHLAYDITYYLDKNINFEGLGWTIVGKTAAFLFIFVSGISSGFSKDTFKRGLKVFGFGMIITLATFIFIRGEYVRFGILHFLGACMMLYPLLYRLNNGVLLILAVFSFFMGLVFDKMFVDTFLLIPFGLYYRSFASIDYYPIFPYISIFIVGILAYKLYYYKKQSIFKMYFDLVFINFISRNSLVIYLIHQPILLAIIFIIKLLYK, from the coding sequence ATGAAAAAAAGAATATTTGAAATAGATATATTAAGGTTTATTGCAATCGTTTTAATGGTTTTATATCACCTAGCATATGACATAACATACTATCTCGATAAGAACATAAATTTTGAGGGATTAGGATGGACAATTGTAGGAAAGACGGCAGCATTTTTGTTTATTTTTGTATCAGGAATTTCAAGTGGTTTTAGCAAAGATACATTTAAAAGAGGATTAAAGGTTTTTGGATTTGGAATGATAATTACATTAGCAACTTTTATTTTTATAAGAGGTGAGTATGTCAGGTTTGGGATACTTCATTTTCTTGGCGCTTGCATGATGCTGTATCCATTACTTTATAGATTAAACAATGGTGTTTTGCTTATACTTGCTGTTTTTTCATTCTTTATGGGATTAGTATTTGACAAAATGTTTGTTGATACGTTTTTATTGATTCCATTTGGGCTTTATTACAGGAGCTTTGCTTCGATAGATTACTATCCAATTTTCCCATATATATCAATTTTCATTGTTGGAATTTTAGCATACAAGTTATATTATTATAAAAAACAGAGCATATTTAAAATGTATTTTGATTTAGTATTTATTAACTTTATAAGCAGAAATTCATTGGTTATTTATTTGATTCATCAGCCAATACTATTAGCTATAATTTTTATTATTAAATTGCTATAC
- a CDS encoding Uma2 family endonuclease, which yields MGESAKKIDRKFTYRDYLNTKEGENIEIIDGIIYNMVAPSRIHQEVSMNFSRIISTYLLNKECRAYAAPFDVRFIKEGQTEDEIDCVVQPDISIICDKTKLDDKGCLGAPDMIIEIVSPSSASVDYIRKLNLYEKHKVKEYWIVNPVDKIVMVFILSKNGEYGKPFIYSENDLVKVNIFDDLNINLKEIFNF from the coding sequence ATGGGTGAATCTGCGAAAAAAATTGATAGGAAGTTTACCTATAGAGACTATCTAAACACCAAAGAAGGGGAGAATATTGAAATAATAGATGGCATTATATACAATATGGTTGCTCCATCAAGAATACATCAGGAAGTTTCAATGAATTTTTCCAGGATAATTTCTACTTACTTGTTGAATAAAGAATGTAGGGCATATGCTGCACCTTTTGATGTAAGATTTATTAAGGAAGGGCAGACTGAGGATGAGATAGACTGTGTTGTGCAGCCAGATATTTCTATAATATGTGATAAAACAAAGCTCGATGACAAGGGATGCTTAGGAGCCCCAGACATGATAATTGAGATAGTTTCACCATCAAGTGCCTCCGTAGATTATATTAGAAAATTGAACCTTTATGAAAAACATAAGGTTAAGGAATATTGGATTGTCAATCCTGTTGATAAAATAGTAATGGTCTTTATTTTAAGCAAGAATGGGGAATATGGAAAACCTTTTATATATAGTGAAAATGATTTAGTAAAGGTTAATATATTTGATGACTTGAATATTAATTTAAAGGAAATTTTTAATTTTTGA
- a CDS encoding glycoside hydrolase family 13 protein, with protein MNKWWKEGVAYQIYVRSFKDTNGDGVGDLKGIIEKLDYLKDLGIDIVYLNPINKSPNDDNGYDISDYYDIMDEFGGMHDFELLIEELHKRGMKIIMDMVINHTSDEHPWFVESRKSKDNPYRDYYIWHPGKNGGPPNNWGSFFGGSAWELDDTTGEYYLHIFSKKMPDLNWRNPKLREEIKDMIRFWMEKGVDGFRFDAINHLEKNFDFPDAEIKNGQIYGDFIKHVQNLPKVHDYIKEIRRDVFNRDYHVLIGETGGISYHNAYIYTGLDRQELDMTFHFDMHSVGRGENDWERKRIDLVKDIKEKMSGWQLRDEGQGWCPLFYSNHDTTRTVSRLGNDSRYHRESATMLATLQLTQKGTPFIYYGDEIGMTNAWDYKLEDYRDVAVFNKYKDFVETGLVSEEDYLKGLHYMSRDNSRTPMQWNDDKNAGFSEAEPWIRVNTNYKTINVESQLKDENSILNYYKKLIQIRKNNKELIYGDFIEINREHDEIYSYIRRMEDSAFLVIVNFFDKNPEFILPGDIKLNDVKLVLSNYECDDADNIKKIKLRPYEARVYRVRLLTC; from the coding sequence ATGAATAAATGGTGGAAGGAAGGCGTGGCCTATCAAATATATGTCAGAAGTTTTAAGGACACTAATGGTGACGGAGTTGGGGATTTGAAGGGCATAATAGAAAAATTGGATTATCTTAAAGATTTGGGAATAGATATAGTATATCTAAATCCAATCAACAAATCCCCTAATGATGACAATGGGTATGACATAAGCGATTACTACGATATCATGGATGAATTTGGAGGGATGCACGATTTTGAACTTTTAATTGAAGAACTACATAAAAGGGGCATGAAAATTATAATGGACATGGTTATAAATCATACTTCGGATGAACACCCTTGGTTTGTAGAGAGCAGAAAAAGCAAGGATAATCCGTATAGAGATTATTATATATGGCATCCTGGTAAAAATGGAGGACCACCTAATAACTGGGGTTCATTTTTCGGAGGAAGTGCATGGGAATTAGACGATACAACAGGTGAGTATTATCTTCATATATTTTCTAAAAAGATGCCGGATTTAAATTGGAGAAATCCAAAACTAAGAGAAGAAATAAAGGATATGATAAGGTTTTGGATGGAAAAGGGAGTTGACGGATTTAGATTTGACGCTATTAACCACTTAGAAAAGAATTTTGATTTTCCAGATGCTGAAATTAAAAACGGACAGATATACGGAGACTTTATTAAACACGTTCAAAATCTTCCAAAAGTGCACGACTATATTAAGGAAATAAGAAGAGACGTGTTTAATAGGGATTATCATGTTCTTATAGGTGAAACAGGCGGAATTAGCTATCACAATGCATATATTTATACCGGTCTTGACAGGCAGGAGCTGGATATGACATTTCATTTTGATATGCATAGCGTAGGTAGAGGTGAAAATGACTGGGAAAGAAAAAGGATTGACCTTGTTAAGGATATTAAAGAAAAGATGAGCGGATGGCAATTAAGGGATGAAGGACAAGGCTGGTGCCCTTTATTTTACTCAAATCACGACACAACAAGGACGGTTTCAAGGCTTGGGAACGATAGCCGATACCACAGAGAAAGTGCAACGATGCTTGCAACACTGCAGCTTACCCAAAAGGGAACTCCTTTTATTTATTATGGTGACGAGATAGGAATGACAAATGCCTGGGATTACAAATTAGAAGATTACAGGGATGTCGCTGTATTTAACAAGTATAAGGATTTTGTTGAAACTGGGCTTGTGAGTGAAGAGGATTATTTAAAGGGGCTTCACTACATGTCAAGGGATAACTCAAGGACACCTATGCAGTGGAATGATGACAAAAATGCAGGTTTTAGTGAAGCTGAGCCCTGGATAAGAGTGAATACAAATTACAAAACTATAAATGTTGAGTCACAACTTAAGGACGAAAATTCAATCTTAAATTACTATAAGAAACTAATACAGATAAGAAAAAACAATAAGGAACTTATATATGGAGATTTTATAGAGATAAACAGGGAGCACGATGAAATTTATTCATATATAAGAAGAATGGAGGATTCAGCATTTTTAGTAATTGTAAACTTTTTTGATAAAAATCCAGAATTTATTCTGCCTGGGGATATTAAATTAAATGATGTTAAACTTGTGTTGTCAAATTATGAATGCGATGATGCTGATAATATCAAAAAAATAAAATTGCGTCCATATGAAGCAAGGGTATATAGAGTCAGATTATTAACTTGCTAA
- a CDS encoding sugar ABC transporter permease → MMSAPKVVIPTKKNKISIGRILGKIVLYAMLITSSIVVLVPILWIIGSSLNPGDSLYTSTMFPKNPTFIHYKELFTKTDFPIWYKNTLKIAFANMILSVILTTSSSYVFSRFKFKGKKQGLITILVLQMFPSFLAMTALYVLLMQINLLNTHLGLILVYAGGQIPYNTWLIKGYFDSIPKSLDEAARVDGASNFTTFTKIILPLARPIIVFIALTNFIGPWMDFIFPTLILRTAEKKTLAMGLFAMVTGQTNTKFTTFAAGAILVAVPITLLFVYLQKHIIAGLSSGAVKG, encoded by the coding sequence ATGATGAGTGCACCTAAGGTTGTAATTCCAACTAAAAAGAATAAAATATCCATAGGAAGAATTTTGGGAAAGATTGTTTTATATGCTATGCTTATTACTTCAAGTATAGTTGTTCTTGTTCCTATATTATGGATTATAGGCTCGTCACTAAATCCAGGGGACAGCTTATATACATCAACGATGTTTCCTAAGAATCCTACCTTTATTCACTATAAAGAATTATTTACAAAAACTGATTTTCCAATCTGGTATAAGAATACTTTAAAAATAGCATTTGCTAACATGATTTTATCAGTTATTCTAACAACAAGTTCATCCTATGTTTTTTCAAGATTTAAGTTTAAAGGAAAAAAACAAGGATTGATTACAATACTTGTTTTGCAAATGTTCCCAAGCTTTCTTGCTATGACAGCGCTTTATGTTTTATTGATGCAAATTAACCTGTTAAATACTCATTTAGGTTTAATACTCGTTTATGCAGGCGGTCAAATACCCTACAACACTTGGTTAATAAAGGGCTACTTTGATTCAATTCCTAAGAGCCTCGATGAGGCAGCAAGAGTTGACGGAGCCTCGAATTTCACTACTTTTACAAAAATAATACTTCCGCTTGCAAGACCTATTATAGTATTTATAGCCCTTACAAATTTTATAGGACCATGGATGGATTTTATATTCCCAACTTTAATATTAAGAACAGCAGAGAAAAAGACATTGGCCATGGGATTATTTGCTATGGTTACGGGTCAGACTAATACAAAATTTACAACATTTGCTGCTGGAGCCATTTTAGTTGCTGTTCCAATTACACTACTTTTCGTTTATCTACAAAAACATATAATAGCTGGACTTTCTTCAGGTGCAGTTAAAGGTTAA